The Armatimonadota bacterium genome contains the following window.
CCGATGCCCTCGATCTGGCCGTCGTTGCGGATGGCGGAACGCACCACCGGCGCCGAGATGATCTCATTGTCGAGGACGATGGCCAAGATGTGGTCCTTGTGCGCCTTGGTGAATTTCCAGAACGCGTCGCCGCCCTCCCGCTTGAAGTGGAATTTGACCACCGGAAAGCCGGAGGCGTCGGGCTCCACCCGCGAGTTCGGTTGCAGTTGATCGCCGCGCACGATCACCGGCGACGCGGCGATCACCTGCGCCTGGGGCACCTCCAGGCCGGCCTCGTCGGTGAAATAGACCTTGAGCGCCAGGGGGGAGTCGGGGTCGGGCTCGGCCTTGAGCTCGTACTTGGGCGGGACGTGGCGGAACTCGAGCTGGGCGGTGCTGCGAATGACGTTGAGCGCCCGCTCGGGATCGGTGATGCCGGGGAGCTTGACGATGATCTTGTCGTCGCCCTGGGTCTGCAGCACCGCCTCGGCCAGGCCCAGCTTGTTGACCCGCTGCTCAAGAATGGTCTTGACCTGGCGCAGCATGGTGGGAGTCATGCTCTTGAGGTCGGCTTTGCGCGCGCTGATCTTGCCGTACCGCTCCCCCAGCCCCTTTTGCAGGCGGGCGAGGATCAGCTCTCGGTAGCGGTCAGCCTGTTGCTTGCTGTCGGCCTGCAGGCGCACCGTCATGGACTTGGTGGCGATGTCCACCGAGGGGAGGGACCCCAGGTCGAGGGTGGCCAGCAGGTCGGCGAACATGCCCTGGGCCGCGACCCGGTCATCCTCGCGGGGGGCGATCGCCTGGTCGAACTCGTAGGTCAGCAGCGCCTGGCTGCGGGCCTTGAGTACGAC
Protein-coding sequences here:
- the secD gene encoding protein translocase subunit SecD, whose amino-acid sequence is MQARTRAWSIAIIVLVITSFQIVFEPIRFSPRTNPLRAEEKVTPALQLGRLYLYPPTPVLNLGHDLRGGIHVVLKARSQALLTYEFDQAIAPREDDRVAAQGMFADLLATLDLGSLPSVDIATKSMTVRLQADSKQQADRYRELILARLQKGLGERYGKISARKADLKSMTPTMLRQVKTILEQRVNKLGLAEAVLQTQGDDKIIVKLPGITDPERALNVIRSTAQLEFRHVPPKYELKAEPDPDSPLALKVYFTDEAGLEVPQAQVIAASPVIVRGDQLQPNSRVEPDASGFPVVKFHFKREGGDAFWKFTKAHKDHILAIVLDNEIISAPVVRSAIRNDGQIEGIGSTREAQQLAVLLNSGALPIPLDVEENRTVSATLGKDSLTRSLWAGLVGLVFVLAFMALYYRLPGLLADLALVIYCLLLLAVLKLFNATLTLPGIFGAVLSIATAVDANVIIFERLKEELRSQKTLKSAVEAGFNRAWTAILDSNVCSILTAIVLIGLGTAAIKGFAIILLIGVVCSLFTAVTITRLFINITTNTSFAKKLWWFGV